Part of the Paracoccus sp. S3-43 genome, GGTCCCGACGGTCCCGCCCGTCGCCGTGCCGACCGTGCGCCCTGCCCCGCCGGTCCCTGCCCCGGCGGTCCCCGCGATCCCGGCCGGGCCGGTCGACAGCCGCACCGGCCTGCACCAGGCCGCGCTGATCTCGGTCACCGGGGATGCCGACAGCCGCTTCACCGTGTTGTTCCGCCCGGCCCAGACCGACGCCGGCAGGATCGAGGCCGCGCCCGCGCAACTGTGCCGGGGGGCGGGCCGCGACCTGAAAGACAGCCGCACCAACAAACCGGGCGCGGGCAGCGCGATGCCCGGCGTCCAGATGATGATCGTCACCTGTGCCGCCGCCTGACGCGGCCCCACCCGTTCCCCCATTGCGTCAAGGACGCGAGATCAGATGACCGAACAGCCCAACAACGCCGATTTCCACGACTCGTCCTTCCTGCAAGGGCATAACGCCGCCTATATCGAACAGCTCTACGGCCAATGGGCGAAGACCCCCGGCGCCTTCGACGCGGCCTGGGACGCGTTCTTCCGCAGCCTGGGCGACGCCGGAGAGGATGCCGCGCGCGAGGCCAAGGGCGCCACCTGGAAGCGCGCCGACTGGCCGCCGCTGCCGTCGGACGAAAACACCGCCGCCCTGACCGGCGAATGGCCGATGGCGTCGAAAAGCGAAGCCACCGCCGCGATGAAGAAGATCGCCGCCAAGGCCGAGGAAAAGGGCGTCACCCTGACCGAGGATCAGATGCGCCAGGCGGTGCTGGATTCGATCCGCGCGCTGATGCTGATCCGCGCCTTCCGCATCCGCGGCCATCTGCACGCCAACCTGGATCCGCTGGGCCTGCGCGATGTCCCCGACCATGGCGAGCTGAAGCCCGAAACCTATGGCTTTGGCCCCGGCGACATGGACCGGCCGATCTTCATCGACAACGTGCTGGGGCTGGAAGTCGCCTCGATCCGCCAGATCACCGACCTGATGCAGCGGACCTATTGCGGCACCTTCGCGATCCAGTTCATGCATATCTCGAACCCCGAGGAAGCCGCCTGGCTGAAGGAACGGATCGAGGGTTACGGCAAGGAGATCCAGTTCACCCGCGAAGGCCGCCGCGCCATCCTGAACAAGCTGGTCGAGGCCGAGGGCTTCGAGAAGTTCCTGCATGTCAAGTACATGGGCACCAAGCGCTTCGGCCTTGACGGGGGCGAGGCTCTGATCCCGGCGATGGAACAGATGATCAAGCGCGGCGGCGCCCTGGGCGTGAAGGAAATCGTCGTCGGTATGCCGCACCGGGGCCGGTTGTCGGTGCTGGCCAACGTGATGTCGAAACCCTATCGCGCGATCTTCCACGAATTCCAGGGCGGCAGCTTCAAGCCCGAGGACGTGGACGGGTCGGGCGACGTGAAATATCACCTCGGCGCCTCCAGCGACCGGGAATTCGACGGCAACACCGTCCACCTGTCGCTGACCGCCAACCCCAGCCACCTGGAAGCCGTGAACCCGGTCGTGCTGGGCAAGGCGCGGGCCAAGGGCGACCAGCTGGGCGACACCTTCGACCGCAGCAATGTCCTGCCGATCCTGCTGCATGGCGACGCGGCCTTCGCGGGCCAGGGGGTCGTGGCGGAATGCCTGCAACTGTCGGGCATCAAGGGCCACCGCACCGGGGGCTGCATCCATATCGTCGTGAACAACCAGATCGGCTTCACCACCGCGCCGCATTTCAGCCGCACCTCGCCCTATCCGACCGACATCGCGCTGATGGTCGAGGCGCCGATCTTCCACGTCAACGGCGACGACCCGGAAGCCGTGGTCCATGCCGCCAAGGTCGCGACCGAGTTCCGGCAGAAGTTCCAGAAGGACGTGGTTCTGGACATCTTCTGCTATCGCCGCTTCGGTCACAACGAAGGCGACGAGCCGATGTTCACCAACCCGGCGATGTACACCCAGATCAAGGGCCACAAGACCACGCTGCAACTCTATACCGAACGGCTGGTCGCCGACGGGTTGATCCCCGAGGGCGAGATCGAGGACATGAAGGCGGCCTTCCAGGCCCATCTGAATGAGGAGTTCGAGGTCGGCAAGGCGTTCAAGCCGAACAAGGCCGACTGGCTGGACGGCAAATGGTCGGGCCTGGATCGCGAGGGCGCCGAATACGTGTCCGGCGAAACCGGGATCGAGCCGTCGACCATGGCCCAGATCGGCCGCGCGCTGACCACGGTCCCCGAGGGGCTGAGCCTGCACAAGACCGTGGGCCGGTTGCTGGAGGCCAAGCGCCAGATGTTCGAAACGGGCGAGGGCTTCGACTGGGCCACGGGCGAGGCCCTGGCCTTCGGATCGCTGCTGCTGGAAGGCAAGGGCGTGCGGCTGGCCGGTCAGGACAGCACCCGCGGCACCTTCAGCCAGCGGCATTCGGCCTTCATCGACCAGAAGACCGAGGATCGCTATTACCCGCTGAACCACATCGCCGACGGCCAGGCGCATTACGAGGTCATCGACTCGATGCTGTCGGAATACGCGGTGCTGGGGTTCGAATACGGCTATTCGCTGGCCGAACCGAACGCCCTGGTGATGTGGGAAGCGCAGTTCGGCGATTTCGCCAACGGCGCGCAGATCATGTTCGACCAGTTCATCTCCTCGGGCGAGAAGAAATGGCTGCGCATGTCGGGTCTGGTGATGCTGCTGCCGCACGGCTTCGAGGGCCAGGGGCCGGAGCATAGCTCGGCGCGTCTGGAACGGTTCCTGCAAATGTGCGCCGAGGATAACTGGATCGTCGCCAACTGCACGACTCCGGCCAACTATTTCCACATCCTGCGCCGCCAGATGCACCGCCGCTTCCGCAAGCCGCTGGTGCTGATGACGCCGAAATCGCTGCTGCGCCATCCCAAGGCCACCAGCCGGGCCGAGGATTTCCAGACCGGATCGACCTTCCACCGGGTGCTGTGGGACGACGCGCAGCGCGACAGTTCGGGCACGACGCTGGCGCCGGATCACCGCATCCGCCGCGTGGTGATCTGTTCGGGCAAGGTTTATTACGATCTGCTGAAGGCGCGCGACGAGGCCGGGATCGACGACATCTATCTGCTGCGGCTGGAACAGTTCTATCCCTTCCCGGCGCAGTCGATGGTCAAGGAACTGGCCCGCTTCAAGGATGCCGAGGTGATCTGGTGCCAGGAGGAACCCAAGAACCAGGGCGGCTGGAGCTTTGTCGAGCCTTACCTGGAATGGTCGCTGGACCGGCTGGGCGCGCGCCACAACCGCGCCCGCTATGTCGGCCGGAACGCCGCCGCATCGGTCGCCACGGGCCTGGGTTCGCGCCACAAGGCCGAACAGGAAGCCCTGGTGAACGAGGCGCTGTCGCTGGAAGGATGACCTGATGCCCACCCAAGTCCGCGTGCCCGCCCTGGGCGAATCCGTCACCGAGGCGACCGTCGCCACCTGGTTCAAGAAACCGGGCGACGCCGTCGCGGTGGACGAGATGCTGTGCGAGCTGGAAACCGACAAGGTGACGGTCGAGGTGCCCAGTCCCTCGGCAGGCATCCTGGCCGAAATCGTCGCGGCGGAAGGCGAAACCGTTGGTCCCGACGCGCTGCTGGCGCAGATCGACGAGGCCGGCGACCAGGCCGGCGGCGACGCGCCCCCGAAATCCCCCCAAGAACAACCGCAGGCCGAGACGGCCCGGAAGACCCCGGAAGGACAAGAGATGAGCGGCAAATCCGTGGATGTGATGGTCCCCGCGCTTGGCGAAAGCGTGACCGAGGCGACCGTGGCCACCTGGTTCAAGAAGGTCGGCGATACGGTCGCCGCCGACGAGATGCTGTGCGAACTGGAAACCGACAAGGTCTCGGTCGAGGTTCCCGCCCCCGCCGCGGGCGTGCTGGCGGAAATCCTGGCCGAGGAAGGCGCCACCGTCGACGCCAAGGCGCGGCTGGCGATCATCACCGAAGGCGCGGCGGGCGGTCGTTCCGCCGCAAAACCCAGCAGCGACAAGACCGGCGACAAGGTAGCGCCGGTCGGCTCGGCCTCGGGCGGCGAGGATGGGGCCACGGCGGGCGATGTCGGAAGTCCCGGCGCCGGGCCGGAGCAGCTGACGCCCCGCAGCGATGTCGAGGATGCGCCGTCCGCCAAGAAAGCCATGGCGGAAAAGGGCATCAGCCGCGAACAGGTGACGGGTTCGGGCCGCGACGGCCGCGTGATGAAGGAAGACGTGGCCAGGGCGCAGCCTGCTGCGAAGCCGTCCGCCCCCGCCGCCCCCCGCCCGGCCGAGGACGCCGCGCGCGAGGAACGCGTCAAGATGACCCGCCTGCGCCAGACCATCGCCCGGCGCCTGAAGGACGCGCAGAACACCGCCGCGATGCTGACCACCTATAATGAGGCCGACATGAGCGGCATCATGCAGCTTCGCAACGAATACAAGGACGCCTTCGAGAAGAAGCACAAGGTCAAGCTGGGCTTCATGTCCTTCTTCGTGAAGGCCTGCTGCCACGCCCTGAAGGAAGTCCCCGAGGTCAATGCCGAGATCGACGGCACCGACGTGGTCTACAAGAACTTCGTCAACATGGGCGTCGCCGTCGGCACGCCTTCGGGCCTGGTGGTGCCGGTCGTCCGCGACGCCGACCAGAAGGGCTTTGCCCAGATCGAGAAGGAAATCGCCGAACTGGGCGCCAAGGGCCGCGACGGCAAGCTGACCCTGGCCGAGATGCAGGGCGGCACCTTCACCATCTCGAACGGCGGGGTTTACGGCTCGCTGATGTCCTCGCCGATCCTGAACCCGCCGCAATCGGGGATCCTGGGGATGCACAAGATCCAGGACCGCCCGGTCGTGGTCGGCGGCCAGATCGTCATCCGCCCGATGATGTATCTGGCGCTGTCCTATGATCACCGGATCGTCGACGGCAAGGGCGCCGTGACCTTCCTGGTGCGCGTCAGGGAGGCGCTGGAGGATCCGCGCCGCCTGCTGATGGATCTGTAAGACCCTGTCACGACCACCGGCATTGCCGCAGACGCGGCAGTGCCCCCATTCAGGAGCCGAGCCATGCAACTGATCGCCCATTACAGCGTGAACGACTATCCCGCCTTCAAGCTGTCCTTCGACGCCGATGCCGAGGATCGCGGCAATAACGGCCTGACTCTGCTGCAATTGTGGCAAGAGAACAACGGCTCTGCCTGGGCGCTGTTCAGCGTCAGCGATGCCAAGGCCGCGCGCGCCTATCTGGACGGGGCGGCGACGGTCTTCAACAGTCAGGCCGGGGTCAGCGCCTTCAGCTATCACTTCGTCGAAACCGCCTGATGACCACCGAACTGACGGTGCTGGCCCTGGCGGGCCTGTTGCAGGCTGTCCAGTTCGCGGCCTTCTCGGTCGCGGCGAACAGGCAGGTCGGACCGAAGGTCGCGATGGGTCCGCGCGACGAGGCGCCGAAGCTGACCGGCACCGCAGGCCGCCTGCAACGCGCGCTGGCGAACCACTTCGAAGGGCTGGTCCTGTTCACGCTGGCCGTCGTCGTGGTGACACTGGGCGGGCAGGCCAGCGGCACGACGGCGGCCTGCGCCTGGATTTTTCTGCTGGCGCGGATCCTCTATGTTCCGGCCTATATCCTGGGCTGGGTGCCCTGGCGGTCGGTGATCTGGGGGGTGGGTTTCGCGGCGACGATGGTGATGATAATCGCCGCGCTGATCTGACCGCGCGGCATCGACGACGCCCCAGGGGCGCGAGGGACAAGAAGGAGCAAGCCATGTCCACCTATGATCTGATCGTGATCGGCGCCGGGCCGGGCGGCTATGTCTGCGCCATCCGCGCGGCGCAACTGGGCCTGAAGGTCGCCGTGGTCGAGGGCCGCGAGACGCTGGGCGGCACCTGCCTGAACGTCGGCTGCATCCCGTCCAAGGCGCTGCTTCACGCCAGCCACCTGCTGCACGAGACGCACGAGAATTTCGAGAAGATGGGCCTGATGGACGCCCATGTCACCGTCGATTGGCAGAAGATGCTGGGCTACAAGGCCGACACCGTCGCGGGCAACACCAGGGGCATCGAATTCCTGTTCAAGAAGAACAAGATCGACTGGCTGAAGGGCTGGGCGGTGATCGAGGCGGCGGGCAAGGTCAAGGTCGGCGACACCACCCATGAGGCGAAGAACATCGTCATCGCCAGCGGCTCGGTGCCCTCGGCGCTGAAGGGCGTGACGGTGGACAACGAGGCGGGCGTGGTGGTCGATTCGACCGGCGCGCTGGCGCTGCCGACGATCCCGAAATCCATGGTGGTGATCGGCGCGGGCGTGATCGGGCTGGAGCTGGGTTCGGTCTATGCCCGCCTGGGGGCCGAGGTGACCGTGGTCGAATACCTGGACGCCATCACCCCCGGCATGGACGGCGAGGTGCAGAAGCAGTTCCAGAAGATCCTGACCAAGCAGGGTCTGACATTCATCCTGGGCGCCGCCGTGTCGGGGGTCGAGGCCGCCGAGGGCGGGGCCAGGGTGGCCTATACCCTGCGCAAGGACGACAGCCAGCACAGCCTGGAGGCCGATGTGGTGCTGGTCGCGACCGGCCGCCGTCCCTATGTCGAGGGGCTGGGCCTGGACACGCTGGGCGTGGCCCTGACCGATCGCGGCTTCGTCAGGATCGACGATCACTGGCAGACCAGCGTGAAGGGCATCTATGCGATCGGCGACGCGGTGCCCGGCCCGATGCTGGCCCACAAGGCCGAGGATGAAGGCATGGCGGTGGCCGAGGTCATCGCGGGCAAGCACGGCCATGTGAACTATGCCGTGATCCCCGGCGTGATCTACACCACCCCCGAGGTCGCCAGCGTCGGCCTGACCGAGGAAGCCGCCAAGGCGGACGGGCGCAAGGTCAAGATCGGCAAGTTCCCCTTCATGGGCAATGCGCGGGCCAAGGCGATGATGCAGGCCGACGGCTTCGTCAAGCTGATCGCCGATGCCGAGACCGACCGGATCCTCGGCTGCCACATCATCGGTCCGAACGCCGGAGAGATGATCCACGAGGTCTGCGTGGCGATGGAATTCGGCGCCGCCGCCCAGGATTTGGCGCTGACCTGCCATGCGCATCCGACCACCTCGGAAGCGGTGCGGGAAGCGGCGCTGGCCTGCGGGGACGGCGCGATCCATGTCTGATCTTGCAAGGGGGGCGCCGCCCCCATCGACGCCGGCGCGTCTCACCCGCTGGGATATTTCCGCACAGAAGATGGGGCGGCGGGGGCTGATCCTGGCGACGCTGGCCCTGGCGGCCTGCGGCGGCGGGCGCGGGCAGCGGATGCCGGACGGCCTGGGCCGCAACGGGCTTTACCCGAACGAAACGCCGGAACTGCGGTCGCGCATCAATTACTGGTCGCGCCATTACGAGGTTCCCTCGGCCCTGGTGCAGCGGATCATCCTGCGCGAATCGCAGCACCGGCCCGGCGCGCGCAACGGTCCCTATTATGGGCTGATGCAGATCAACCCGCAGACGGCCCGCACCATGGGCCATCGCGGTTCCCCCGCCAGCCTGCTGGATGCGGACACCAACCTGCGCTATGGCGTCAGGTATCTGCGCGGCGCCTGGATGGTGGCGGATGGCAGCCCGGACAAGACGGTCATGTGGTATTCCCGCGGCTATTACCATGAAGCCAAGCGCAAGGGGCTGTTGAAGCAGACCGGCCTGAGGGGCTGACACCCTTGCCGTGCGGAACGAAGGGCGCCCTGGGGCGCCCTTTTCCATGGGCGGCATGGGATCGGTAAAACCTTAGGAAGTGGGGATTTGGCGCCGGCCGCAGGGTGGTTGAAGATAGGACGAAGGCATTGTTTCACATCAACCCGGAGGCATCATGCAGACCGGCATCTCCGTCGTCCACGTTACGCCTGTCACGCCGACGTCCACCGCCCCCACGTCCCTGATCCCCCAGGCGGCGCCCGTCTCGCTGTTCGAGGATGTCATCGAACGCATCACGCCGCCGCTGGAATTCCGGGTCTGGATGGAAAAGCTGAAGACCTATGCCGTGGCCGCGCGCGGCACCGAACCGGCCGACTCGCCGCCGGTCGGCGAGGCGGAACGGGCCGCGCCCGCGGCGCAACTCGTGGCAGAGGCAGCGCCGGTCCCAGGGGACGGCCCGGCCCCGGATGCGGCGGCGCGGACCCCGCAAAGCGGATGACGCCTGGGGGGTTCGCACGGCCCGGCACCGGGCCGCGCGCGTCATCGGATCAGTGTTTCGCGGCCTTCAGCGCCGCGACGCCGGGCAGTTCCTTGCCCTCCATCCATTCCAGGAAGGCGCCCCCGGCGGTCGAGATGAAGGTGAAGTCGCCCGCGACGCCCGCCTTGTTCAGCGCGGCGACGGTATCCCCGCCCCCGGCCACGGAAATCAGCTTGCCGTCGCGCGTCAGCGATGCCGCCGCCTGCGCCGCCGCATTGGTGGCGCGGTCGAACGGCTCGATCTCGAAGGCGCCCAGGGGACCGTTCCAGATCAGCGTCTTGCATTTGGCCATCGCGTCCCGAAGGGCCTCGACCGTGGCGGGACCGGCGTCCAGGATCATCGCGTCGGCCGGGCACTGATCGACCGGCAGAACCTGGGATTCCGCGCCCGCCTTGAAGTCGCGCGCCACAACGATGTCCAGCGGCAGGTGGATCACGCAGCCGCCCTGGTCGGCCTTGTCCAGGATCTGGCGCGCGGTGTCGGCCATGTCGCGTTCGGCCAGCGACTTGCCGACCTCGACCCCCTTGGCGGCCAGGAAGGTGTTGGCCATGCCGCCGCCGATCACCAGGTGATCCACCTTGTCGACCAGGTTCATCAGCAGGTCCAGCTTGGTCGAGACCTTGGCCCCCCCCACCACCGCCATCACCGGACGCTGCGGATTGCCAAGCGCCGCGTCCAGCGCCTTCAGTTCCGCCTCCATCAACCGCCCGGCGCCGGAGGGCAACAGCCGCGCCAGACCCTCGGTCGAGGCATGGGCGCGATGCGCGGCGGAAAAGGCGTCGTTCACGAACACCCCGCCAAGCGCCGCGATGGATGCCGCGAATGTCGGGTCGTTCTTTTCCTCGCCCTCATGAAAGCGGGTGTTTTCCAGCAGCGCCACATCGCCGGGCTTCAGGTCGGCCACCACGCGCTTGGCCGGGCCGCCGATGCAGTCGTCGGCGAAGGCGACCGGCTGGCCAAGCGCGGCTTCCAGCGCGGGGACGATCTGCTTCAGGCTCATGGCATCGACGCGCTTGCCCTTGGGGCGGTCGAAATGCGCCAGCAGCACCGGGATGCCGCCCCGCGCCTGGATGTCCTTGACCGTCGGCACGATCTTTTCGATCCGCGTCGCGTCGGTCACGCGGCCGTCTTCCACCGGCACGTTCACGTCCACGCGGGTCAGGACGACCTTGCCGTCCATGTCCAGATCGTCAATCGTCTTGAAATCGGCCATCGTGTCGTCCTTTCGGGCATTTGGGCTTGGATGGCTTGTCCCGCATGGACGCCCTGGCGTCAACTCTCGCGTAAGTATGATGCCGCCGTGAACGGGTTTGCGCGTTGCCCTTGGGGCGGCAAAGCCCTAGACCAAGGACCGAACGTGGCAAAGGAGGGCCGCATGGCCGAGATCACCGATCCCGAAAACACCATCATCATCCAGTTGAAGGACGGTCCCGTCGTCATCGAACTGCTGAGCGATGTGGCCCCGAAACATGCCGAACGCATGAAGGAACTGGCCCGCGCCGGGAAATACGACAACGTCGCCTTCCACCGCGTGATCGAGGGCTTCATGGCCCAGACCGGCGACGTGCAGCACGCCAACATGGAAAACAACTACAACCCCCGCCGGTCCGGCACCGGCGGTTCCGACCTGCCCGATCTTCCGGCGGAGTTTTCCAAGCTGCCTCATGATCGCGGCACCCTGGGCGCCGCGCGGTCGCAGAACCCCCACAGCGCCAACAGCCAGTTCTTCATCAACTTCAAGGACAACCATTTCCTGAACGGCCAGTATACCGTCTATGGCCGGGTCATTTCGGGGATGGAGCATGTGGACAGGATCGCGCGGGGCGAGCCGCCTGCGAACCCGGACCGCATGATCTCGGTCAAGGTGGCCGCCGATGCGTAAGGCCCTGATCCCCGCCCTGGTGCTGGCCGCGTCGGCGGCCCATGCCCAGGCCCCCGCGCATGAGGACGGCCCCGGCCCCAACATGGTGATCGAGGTCGCCGGCGCCGACGGCGCGCCCAAGGGCGCCATCACGCTGGATCTGCTGGCCGACAAGGCGCCGAACCATGTCGCCCGGCTGGTCGAGCTGGCGAAGGCCGGCGCCTATGACGGCGTGGTGTTCCACCGCGTGATCGACGGCTTCATGGTCCAGACCGGCGATGTCGAACATGGCAAGCAGGGCGGCGCCACTGTCAATATGGCGGGCACGGGCGGGTCGGACCTGCCGGATCTGGAGGCCGAGTTCAACGATGTCTCGTTCCAGGCGGGCACCGTCGGCATGGCCCGCGCTCAGGATCCGAACAGCGCCAACAGCCAGTTCTTCATCGACCTAGCGCCGGCGACCTTCCTGGACGGGCAATATACGGTGGTCGGCCAGCTGATCGAGGGCTGGGACGTCCTGAACCAGGTCAAGAAGGGCGACGCGAACGCGAATGGCGCGGTCGAAAGCCCCGATTACATGGCCAAGGTCACGATCGTCGAATAAGAGCGGAATGAAAGGGGGCTGCGGCCCCCTTTTTCGCGCTTGCGGCATTGGCTGCGCAGCGCCTATCTTGCGCGCGACATGGAACCGCGCAACCTTCCCGATGTGACGGAAATCACCCCCTCGGCCGGGGTCGAACGCGCCTGTCACGGCTGGCGGGCGAAATGCCTGCAACGGCTGGTCAGGATGCGGCTGCCGGTGCCGCGCAGCTTCGCCATCCCGTCGGAATCCGTGCAATCCATCGCCACCGGCAAGCGCGTCGATCTGGGCGCGCTGTCGGATCTATTCGCGGAAGGCGACGGGCTGGTCAGCGTCCGCCCCTCGGCGCTGATGCCGGAATGGGGCGGGCCGGGAACGATCCTGAACGTCGGCATCAACGACCAGACCCATGACCGCCTCGCCCGGCGCATCGGCAAGGAAAACGCCGACACGCTGTATCGCCGCTTCGTCCAGGGCTATGCCATCCACATCGCCCGGCTGGATCCCGACATGTTCGCCCAGGAGGGCGACGACGCCCTGGCCGAGGCGCTGCGCAGCTATCGCGAGGAAACCGACGAGGATTTCCCCCAGGATCCCGCCACTCAACTGGCCGAGGTTCTGCGGTCGATGGCCCGTGCCTGGGACGGCCCGACCGCGCGCCTGCTGCGCCAGGCCAAGGGCGCGCCCCCGGATGCGCCGCTGGGGCTGGTGGTGCAGCAGATGGCGCTTGGCCTGGGGCCGGGCCTCTGCGGGTCGGGCACCGTCCAGTTCGTCGATTCCGTCACCGGTACCCCCCGCATCACCGGCCGCTTCCGCCGTCAGCATCACGGCGGCACCCAGGGCGCCGACGCCCAGACCCAGTTCCTGACCCGCGACCCCCGCGGCCCCTCGCTGGAGGTCACCGCGCCCGGGGTCTTTGCCGACTTGATCCGCTTCGGCGTCGCCGCCCGCGAACGCCTGCGCGAGGAGATGCAGATCGAATTCGTGGTGGTCGACGGCCGGGTCTCGATCATCGACGCGACGCGGGTGCAGCGCAGTTCCCGGGCCGGGATCCGCATCGCGGTCGCCTTGGCGCGCGACGGCATCATCCCGGAATCCGAGGCGGTGATGCGCGTCGAACCCCGCGCGCTGGCCGACCTTCTGCACCGGCAGGTCGATCCGCGCGCCCCGCGCGAGGTGATCGCGCGCGGCATCAACGCCAGCCCCGGCGCCGCCACCGGCCGGATCGTCTTCACCGCCGCCGCCGCCCAGGCTTCTGCGGCGCGCGACGAGGCCTGCATCCTGGTCCGGCGCGAGACGGTCCCCGAGGATGTGCGCGGGATGCACGCATCCGTGGGGGTGCTGACCGAGCGCGGCGGCACGACCAGCCACGCGGCGGTGATCGCGCGCGGCATGGGCCTGCCCTGCATCGTCGGCGCCACGGGGATCAGCATCGACACGCGCCAGCGGACCCTGCGCGCGGGCGCCACCACCCTGCTGGAAGGCGATGAGATCACCATCGACGGCTCCAGCGGAGAGGTTCTGGCGGGCCGGGTTCCCCTG contains:
- a CDS encoding putative PEP-binding protein; amino-acid sequence: MEPRNLPDVTEITPSAGVERACHGWRAKCLQRLVRMRLPVPRSFAIPSESVQSIATGKRVDLGALSDLFAEGDGLVSVRPSALMPEWGGPGTILNVGINDQTHDRLARRIGKENADTLYRRFVQGYAIHIARLDPDMFAQEGDDALAEALRSYREETDEDFPQDPATQLAEVLRSMARAWDGPTARLLRQAKGAPPDAPLGLVVQQMALGLGPGLCGSGTVQFVDSVTGTPRITGRFRRQHHGGTQGADAQTQFLTRDPRGPSLEVTAPGVFADLIRFGVAARERLREEMQIEFVVVDGRVSIIDATRVQRSSRAGIRIAVALARDGIIPESEAVMRVEPRALADLLHRQVDPRAPREVIARGINASPGAATGRIVFTAAAAQASAARDEACILVRRETVPEDVRGMHASVGVLTERGGTTSHAAVIARGMGLPCIVGATGISIDTRQRTLRAGATTLLEGDEITIDGSSGEVLAGRVPLLEPALDDNFTQLLDWADAAGGISVRANADTPEDARTARRFNAQGIGLCRTEHMFFDADRLPAMREMIFADKPEDRRLALDRILPMQRQDFTALFEIMAGLPVTIRLFDPPLHEFLPHDREGLRELADSMDLPLSDVTRRVEALSEFNPMLGMRGVRLGITVPEIYDMQARAIFEATVETSRKGDPVVPEIMIPLVSAMREVELVKNRIDAVAAEVRNDRRADFAYRLGVMVETPRACLRAGDIAAHSAFLSFGTNDLTQMTYGLSRDDAGRFMGTYVGQGVYAEDPFHCLDQDGVGELLLTGAQRARAQHPGITISVCGEHGGNPESIGFCHDAGFDYVSCSPFRVPVARLAAAQAALRAGRRDTVS